One Synechococcus sp. MU1617 DNA window includes the following coding sequences:
- the sodC gene encoding superoxide dismutase family protein, with protein sequence MRRLLVQLVLLIGLLTLTPGWCEALEVTLQRIDANGIDESIGSITAQDTDQGLVIYPDLAGLSPGEHGFHLHSTGSCEVGKTAEGTPVAGLAAGGHWDPDETGQHLGPFGNGHRGDLSRLVVDNDGKTNTSVVAPRLSTADLKGKALIVHAGGDTYRDEPPLGGGGARVACGVVPDER encoded by the coding sequence ATGCGTCGCCTGCTCGTCCAGCTCGTTCTGCTCATCGGCCTGCTCACGCTCACACCGGGCTGGTGCGAAGCCTTGGAGGTCACCCTGCAACGCATTGATGCCAATGGCATTGACGAGTCGATTGGCAGCATCACAGCGCAAGACACCGACCAAGGCCTGGTGATTTATCCCGATCTGGCGGGACTGAGCCCTGGAGAACACGGCTTCCATCTCCACAGCACGGGAAGCTGTGAGGTGGGCAAAACCGCCGAGGGCACCCCAGTTGCCGGCCTTGCTGCAGGTGGACACTGGGACCCGGACGAAACCGGCCAGCACCTCGGCCCCTTCGGAAACGGTCACCGGGGCGATCTCAGCAGGCTGGTGGTGGATAACGATGGCAAGACCAACACCAGCGTGGTGGCGCCACGGCTCAGCACAGCTGATCTGAAGGGCAAGGCTCTCATTGTTCACGCTGGAGGCGACACGTACAGGGACGAGCCCCCCCTTGGTGGAGGTGGAGCACGGGTTGCCTGTGGTGTGGTGCCGGACGAGAGGTGA
- a CDS encoding YccF domain-containing protein — protein sequence MFSMVLNLLWVVLGGLPMALAWWLAALICAITIVGLPWARSCWVIGCFSLWPFGSEAVSRRQLRGRGDLGTGPLGALGNVIWFLAAGWWLALGHLSSALACFVTIIGIPFGIQHIKLALIALAPVGMTVVKSRN from the coding sequence ATGTTCTCGATGGTCCTCAACCTCCTCTGGGTTGTTCTCGGCGGACTGCCCATGGCTCTGGCCTGGTGGCTGGCAGCATTGATCTGCGCCATCACCATCGTTGGACTGCCATGGGCGCGGTCGTGTTGGGTGATCGGCTGTTTCTCGCTCTGGCCTTTCGGCTCCGAAGCCGTGAGTCGTCGTCAGCTCAGGGGACGAGGCGATCTGGGGACGGGCCCCCTGGGTGCGCTCGGCAATGTGATTTGGTTCCTTGCGGCCGGCTGGTGGCTGGCCTTGGGTCACCTCAGCAGCGCCCTGGCCTGTTTTGTCACGATCATCGGCATTCCCTTTGGCATTCAGCACATCAAGCTGGCTTTGATCGCCCTGGCCCCCGTCGGCATGACAGTGGTGAAATCAAGAAACTGA
- a CDS encoding SDR family oxidoreductase, whose product MLGNYGIVGCGYVGSAVAAHLRRQGHEVVGTTTSPERLAELCDLVDHPRLYSAGDLMADTSFLDRLDGVLIAIAPTTATFEEDQYEKVYGQAVPALVDALRQRQGSRPLHVTYLSSAGVYGDQAGAICNELTPPDCSNNANALLASAETSVLSLNEASTQACVLRLGGIYGPGKDIPSYIRSAAGQSVRKNGNHINAWVHLHDIIRGVDFAFGRSLQGIYNLVDDLQFTRRQLSNALCDDFGLPPVIWDNHDRPGARIFNARVSNARLREIGFQPSVSSMLEPVAA is encoded by the coding sequence ATGTTGGGCAATTACGGGATCGTTGGTTGTGGATATGTCGGATCTGCTGTTGCAGCCCATCTCAGGCGTCAAGGCCACGAAGTTGTTGGCACCACCACAAGCCCCGAGCGTCTGGCTGAGCTCTGCGATCTGGTCGACCACCCCCGCCTCTACAGCGCGGGCGACCTCATGGCCGATACCAGCTTCCTTGATCGGCTCGATGGCGTTTTGATTGCGATCGCCCCCACTACAGCCACCTTTGAAGAGGATCAATATGAGAAGGTCTACGGCCAGGCGGTGCCGGCTCTCGTTGATGCCCTGCGTCAACGCCAGGGGAGCAGGCCGCTGCATGTGACCTACCTGAGCAGTGCTGGGGTGTACGGCGATCAAGCCGGCGCGATCTGCAATGAGCTGACGCCTCCGGATTGTTCCAACAATGCCAATGCTCTTCTGGCCAGCGCCGAGACGTCTGTTCTTTCGTTGAACGAAGCCTCAACCCAGGCTTGTGTATTGCGGCTGGGTGGTATTTACGGTCCCGGTAAGGACATCCCGTCGTACATCCGCAGTGCTGCTGGACAGTCGGTTCGCAAAAACGGCAATCACATCAATGCCTGGGTTCATCTGCACGACATCATCCGCGGCGTTGATTTTGCTTTCGGCCGGAGCCTCCAAGGCATCTACAACCTTGTGGATGATCTTCAGTTCACCCGGCGTCAGCTCTCCAATGCCCTCTGTGATGACTTCGGATTGCCCCCTGTGATCTGGGACAACCACGATCGTCCCGGTGCCCGCATCTTCAATGCCCGTGTCAGCAATGCCCGGCTTCGTGAGATCGGTTTTCAGCCCAGTGTCAGCTCCATGCTCGAACCTGTGGCGGCCTGA
- a CDS encoding DUF393 domain-containing protein — MLLTLIYDGGCPFCRDFALRSELKAGVPNLRIVDGRTDHKIRRELNALGLPLSNGAILIEGEQKWHGSEAIAELSRRMKPSDPLLRVLAKLFGDNQRSALAYPALLAARRLALATRGLSVDPDQAPSG; from the coding sequence ATGCTGTTAACCCTCATCTACGACGGCGGGTGCCCATTCTGTCGGGATTTCGCCCTACGCAGTGAGCTCAAGGCGGGCGTTCCCAACCTGCGCATTGTTGACGGGCGAACCGATCACAAGATCCGTCGCGAGCTCAATGCCCTCGGACTGCCTCTGAGCAACGGCGCAATTTTGATCGAAGGGGAGCAGAAGTGGCATGGCAGTGAAGCCATTGCAGAACTCAGCCGACGCATGAAACCCAGTGATCCCCTGTTGAGGGTGCTGGCCAAGCTGTTCGGAGACAACCAACGTTCAGCACTCGCCTATCCCGCCCTGTTGGCAGCCCGGCGTCTGGCGCTCGCCACACGCGGCCTGAGCGTTGACCCGGATCAAGCTCCATCAGGTTGA